One region of Purpureocillium takamizusanense chromosome 4, complete sequence genomic DNA includes:
- a CDS encoding uncharacterized protein (COG:S~EggNog:ENOG503NX6G), with amino-acid sequence MDATPSQSNALVRKRTDTDLMPPPPQVKKIKRPRQVLAEDDYTDTLAHIIARDYFPGIEVASLQSDYLNAVESRDPIQIASAGRVLQEAMTPGRRRTPFRASATQAGGRTPSTYAGDTPASIASTAATIDKPAPGSNMSLTKFQSTYTSEDNESFYKLVDKQNQKRADRNAWMWNSNKLPSKQMIKQKEVTDKLAETGKLIDDGFIKRDRLAIKDSDDRPARPDSWNANPRNGLMFAPDELGDGVATVAQRAEEASRMAPKTIVLENTRIPQPHVPQRPPSPTLSSVRDAIAGRPRQQYQDSSVDGGGETPRVRGYAFIDDNESELGTTPPLIDLGPGDLHNPFKVQEPRKRESLHEQMVERIAKSNKESSTKGFTGKVTKTPVPKFPSSPRVSGDLTPAAQRLWSSMGTAKNKTPGSSFGISTPMRPRGSLLKGVTTPSSQRK; translated from the coding sequence ATGGATGCTACCCCGTCCCAGTCCAACGCGCTGGTGCGCAAGAGGACCGATACAGACCTcatgccgcctccgccgcaggTCAAGAAGATCAAGCGCCCCCGACAAGTCCTGGCTGAAGATGATTACACCGACACATTGGCGCACATTATTGCCAGAGACTACTTCCCCGGCATCGAGGTGGCGTCCCTCCAAAGCGACTACCTGAATGCCGTGGAGTCGAGAGACCCTATCCAAATCGCCAGCGCGGGTAGAGTTTTGCAGGAAGCTATGACAccggggcggcgcaggacaCCCTTTCGAGCGAGCGCAACACAGGCAGGCGGACGAACCCCAAGCACGTACGCGGGAGACACGCCCGCTTCGATAGCGTCGACTGCTGCTACCATAGACAAGCCAGCGCCAGGCTCTAACATGAGCCTCACCAAGTTTCAGTCGACTTACACGAGCGAAGACAACGAAAGTTTCTACAAGCTGGTCGACAAACAGAACCAGAAGAGGGCCGACAGGAACGCCTGGATGTGGAACAGCAACAAGCTCCCGTCGAAGCAAATGATCAAGCAGAAAGAAGTCACCGATAAACTGGCCGAGACCGGCAAACTCATTGACGATGGCTTCATCAAGCGCGATCGCCTTGCTATCAAGGACTCGGACGACCGCCCTGCACGTCCCGACTCCTGGAACGCGAACCCGAGGAACGGCCTGATGTTTGCGCCAGACGAgctgggcgatggcgtcgccacGGTTGCTCAgcgggcggaggaggcatcTCGGATGGCACCCAAGACTATCGTGCTGGAGAATACTAGAATCCCTCAGCCTCATGTCCCGCAGCGTCCTCCATCACCGACCTTGTCGTCTGTCCGCGATGCGATTGCAGGTAGGCCACGGCAGCAATATCAGGATTCGAGCGTcgacggaggaggcgaaACGCCGAGGGTCAGAGGCTACGCTTTTATCGACGACAATGAGTCTGAGCTGGGTACGACACCGCCGCTCATCGACCTGGGGCCAGGCGATTTGCACAATCCCTTCAAGGTTCAGGAACCGAGGAAGCGGGAGTCGCTTCATGAGCAGATGGTCGAGCGGATCGCAAAGTCCAATAAGGAGTCATCTACAAAGGGCTTCACGGGCAAGGTCACGAAGACACCAGTCCCGAAGTTTCCCAGCAGCCCGCGTGTTTCAGGGGACCTCACGCCGGCAGCACAGAGGCTATGGAGCTCGATGGGGACCGCAAAGAACAAAACGCCCGGCAGCTCCTTTGGCATATCAACGCCAATGCGACCCAGGGGCTCTTTACTGAAGGGCGTCACTACACCGAGTTCGCAGCGGAAGTGA
- the RRP36 gene encoding rRNA biogenesis protein rrp36 (EggNog:ENOG503NV5Q~COG:A~BUSCO:EOG09265M98) yields the protein MPSKRKLPSLGLERRVRARKEEKWEPEPDSEANSSGGEASEEGVGGRDNDEEDGSSPSEDESRSGSESDSDDDDDAPPKLDLSSVSFGALARAQASLPAPDRKSKKLKSQNPKEEDTPQPSVREARRKETQSKPPPPPKRSSKHAPQEQTSKRQVSRSREILPDLRRKARDPRFDPLVGKLDEAKAKKAYAFLDEYRDSEMADLRAQIKKTKNPVTKEDLKRQLLSMESKKKARLRKEEEEKLLQEHRQQEKELVAQGKTPFYLKKSEQKKQLLTKRFEGMSKGQVDRAIERKRKKVAGKEKKELGSLQRVRDRR from the exons ATGCCGTCGAAACGAAAGCTCCCGTCTCTTGGCCTTGAGCGCAGAGTTAGGGCGagaaaggaagaaaagtgGGAGCCAGAACCAGATTCAGAGGCAAACTCAtctggcggcgaggcgtcCGAGGAGGGAGTTGGCGGTCGCGATaacgatgaggaggatggaTCTTCGCCATCAGAAGACGAATCTCGGTCTGGATCAGAG tccgactcggacgacgatgacgatgcgccgcccaagctcgacctctcctccgtctcctttGGCGCGTTGGCCCGCGCTCAGGCTTCCCTCCCAGCACCAGATCGCAAATCGAAGAAATTAAAGTCGCAGAACCCCAAAGAAGAAGACACCCCGCAGCCGTCTGTCCGCGAAGCCCGCAGAAAGGAGACGCAgtccaagccgccgccgccgcctaaGCGCTCGTCCAAGCACGCGCCCCAGGAGCAGACGTCAAAGCGACAGGTGTCGCGCTCCCGCGAGATCCTGCCCGACCTGCGGCGCAAGGCGCGGGACCCGCGCTTCGACCCGCTCGTgggcaagctcgacgaggccaaggccaagaaggcctACGCCTTCCTGGACGAGTACCGCGACAGCGAGATGGCGGACCTGCGCGCACAGATCAAGAAGACCAAGAACCCGGTGACCAAGGAGGATCTCAAGCGCCAGCTCTTGTCGATGGagtccaagaagaaggccaggctgcgcaaggaggaggaggagaagctcctgCAGGAGCACCGCCAGCAGGAGAAGGAGCTGGTGGCGCAGGGCAAGACTCCCTTCTACCTCAAGAAGAGcgagcagaagaagcagctgCTCACGAAGCGGTTCGAGGGCATGAGCAAGGGCCAAGTGGACCGGGCGATTGAGCGCAAGAGGAAGAAGGTGGCtggcaaggagaagaaggagctgGGTTCGCTTCAGCGCGTGAGGGACCGGCGGTGA
- a CDS encoding uncharacterized protein (SECRETED:SignalP(1-19~SECRETED:cutsite=VAG-YG~SECRETED:prob=0.4570)): MRLSHLAVWLSGVVAPVAGYGRASLAPTVGKNGWKCKVGKAYCANRLMKNRGVSKSDIRLAMAYAPEGPATHVYQLDKALYVCDAKRIITYSEYCPHGCTQDNEDVDRCTPTCEEPGCCQAEKIAPNVPYVKAKDIKG; this comes from the exons ATGCGTCTGTCTCATCTCGCCGTATGGCTCagtggcgtcgtcgcgcccgtcgcgggcTACGGAAGGGCCAGTTTGGCTCCGACGGTGGGCAAGAATGGCTGGAAGTGTAAAGTCGGGAAGGCGTACTGCGCAAACCGTCTGATGAAGAATCGCG GAGTCTCCAAGAGTGATATTCGCCTTGCCATGGCTTATGCCCCCGAGGGCCCTGCCACGCACGTCTATCAACTCGACAAGGCCCTCTACGTATGCGACGCAAAGCGGATCATCACCTATTCCGAGTACTGCCCTCACGGATGCACGCAGGATAATGAAGACGTTGATCGTTGCACCCCGACGTGTGAGGAGCCAGGCTGTTGTCAGGCGGAGAAAATCGCCCCCAACGTCCCGTACGTCAAAGCCAAAGACATCAAAGGCTAG
- the MRPS9 gene encoding 37S ribosomal protein S9, mitochondrial (COG:J~BUSCO:EOG09263K05~EggNog:ENOG503NYDK) translates to MANVASWLRHSRCQRQFLGVQWRQAVWQQQPTSPPCIRAISTQLPIQDASAETDLIEPVQIPFQGITHARTVPATPSYFSREPQFNDLYIRLSNLLTKYHHLPTVSPNQAPPVPWTKLLEIRSQMGEPVKASHYAKVMRLAKRLNIIEPTLRPVEVKLALQDISRDIDPFANVPHPISIDKFGRAIGVGKRKESTARAFVVEGTGEVLVNGKTLSEAFGRVHDRESAVWALTATERLDKYNVWVLVEGGGTTGQAEAITLAVAKALLVHEPALKPALRKAGCITRDPRTVERKKHGRVKARKMPAWVKR, encoded by the exons atggccaacgtGGCAAGCTGGCTCCGCCACTCGAGATGTCAAAGGCAATTCCTAGGCGTTCAATGGCGCCAGGCGGTCTGGCAACAACAGCCGACTTCACCGCCATGCATCAGAGCCATATCGACACAGTTACCGATTCAAGATGCAAGTGCCGAGACGGACTTGATTGAGCCTGTTCAGATCCCATTCCAGGGCATTACACACGCCCGCACCGTGCCAGCGACGCCTTCGTACTTCTCCAGGGAACCCCAGTTCAACGACCTTTATATCCGCCTCTCGAACCTCTTAACCAAATACCACCACCTCCCGACCGTATCACCGAATCAGGCCCCGCCAGTTCCCTGGACGAAGCTGCTGGAAATACGATCGCAAATGGGTGAGCCCGTCAAGGCATCCCACTACGCAAAGGTCATGCGACTGGCCAAGCGCCTCAACATCATTGAGCCAACGCTCCGGCCAGTCGAGGTGAAATTGGCGCTTCAAGACATCTCTAGAGACATCGATCCTTTCGCGAACGTGCCGCACCCAATCTCAATCGACAAGTTTGGCCGTGCTATCGGGGTGGGGAAGAGGAAAGAGTCCACCGCTCGGGCCTTCGTTGTTGAAGGCACCGGAGAGGTATTGGTGAATGGAAAGACGCTCAGCGAGGCGTTTGGACGTGTCCATGACCGCGAAAGCGCTGTGTGGGCACTAACTGCGACTGAAAGACTCGACAAGTACAACGTGTGGGTGCTCGTGGAAGGGGGCGGAACAACCGGCCAAGCAGAAGCTATCACTCTGGCCGTTGCCAAAGCACTCCTTGTTCATGAACCAGCCCTCAAACCGGCTCTAAGAAAAG CCGGCTGCATCACGAGAGATCCGAGGACCGTTGAGAGAAAGAAGCACGGTCGTGTTAAGGCCCGGAAGATGCCTGCTTGGGTTAAGCGTTGA
- a CDS encoding uncharacterized protein (EggNog:ENOG503P1XP~COG:K) — MQLGGLVTFIKSLSAKLMPRKQRPQQRKPPPTLPSANTNVSSRDRPNGHGLVPSLRPPSVMNYPSSGARLPPFPANTPRTSHASAQASLNWRSHPTQQPQHQAARQPGIPGLTLLEPMAHGQRPPGPPSGPAVYELPKSLIKRKPKAANHAGTTSPNSAAAQASNTGQDDSRDPRVAPSLSSGGIPDPTPLYLAQALGPHSTLPMPRRILVILDLNGTLLHRPMRRQPTKFVERPHARTFLAYCLDTFYLAVWSSARPQNVARMLDQLLTNEQRRRCVVIWGRDRFGLSASDYNTRVQCYKRLTTLWDDAKVQASHPLAATGGRWDQSNTVLVDDSLEKGRSEPHNILTIPEFTGIQSDRVDVLPQVHDYLNLLSFQADISRYMRETPFNLDPNYQLPSSPTDEAGLEMT; from the exons ATGCAGCTCGGGGGACTGGTTACCTTCATAAAGAGCCTATCGGCAAAGTTGATGCCAAGGAAGCAGCGACCCCAGCAGCGAAAGCCACCGCCGACTCTGCCCTCAGCGAACACCAACGTCTCTTCTCGCGACCGTCCAAACGGCCATGGACTGGTTCCCAGCCTCAGGCCGCCGTCAGTCATGAATTACCCTTCAAGCGGGGCGCGTTTGCCGCCGTTTCCTGCGAACACGCCAAGGACCTCCCACGCATCCGCGCAGGCCAGCCTCAACTGGCGTAGCCATCCCACGCAACAACCTCAGCACCAAGCCGCCCGGCAGCCTGGAATCCCCGGGCTGACACTCCTCGAGCCCATGGCGCATGGACAGCGGCCCCCGGGCCCCCCCAGCGGTCCAGCCGTGTATGAGCTACCCAAGAGCCTCATCAAGCGCAAACCCAAGGCGGCGAACCACGCCGGCACGACGAG CCCAAATTCTGCCGCCGCTCAAGCCAGCAACACCGGTCAGGACGATTCGCGCGACCCTCGTGTCGCGCCCAGCCTTTCTTCTGGCGGCATCCCCGACCCAACGCCACTCTACctcgcgcaggccctcggccCGCATTCGACCCTGCCTATGCCGCGacgcatcctcgtcatcctcgatCTCAACGGCACGCTACTCCACCGCCCGATGCGCCGCCAACCCACCAAGTTCGTAGAGCGGCCCCACGCCCGAACCTTTCTCGCCTACTGTCTCGACACCTTCTACCTCGCCGTCTGGTCCTCGGCACGCCCACAAAACGTCGCCCGCATGCTGGACCAGCTTCTCACTAACGaacagcgccgccgctgcgtcgTCATTTGGGGCCGTGATCGCTTCGGCCTCTCCGCCAGCGACTACAACACCCGCGTTCAGTGCTACAAGCGCCTCACTACCCTGTGGGACGACGCAAAGGTGCAGGCGTCACATCCGCTTGCCGCAACGGGAGGACGCTGGGACCAATCTAAcaccgtcctcgtcgatgacTCTCTCGAAAAAGGCCGCAGCGAGCCCCATAACATCCTCACAATCCCCGAGTTCACTGGAATCCAGAGTGATCGGGTCGATGTCCTCCCGCAGGTCCACGACTATCTCAACCTGCTCAGCTTCCAGGCAGACATCAGTCGGTACATGCGCGAGACTCCCTTCAATCTGGACCCGAACTACCAACTCCCGTCTTCGCCAACTGACGAGGCCGGACTCGAAATGACCTAG
- a CDS encoding uncharacterized protein (COG:S~EggNog:ENOG503NWR2~BUSCO:EOG09262Z14), whose amino-acid sequence MRLVDLVIDAAALLNASRSVASKHIALRSRQWDAYGRTSSVAAKWRESKSTPAGEASTESKESSSGQREGERAQHERSVEEQDSSLADAASSRTTPREPPAPRSIDETTSGRPSTAAEGFAVAAQQLAAAANKDAAADVELPPGVDVNIFHTTRGSKILESLKKQKAAGIKRQVPGAGGAAKEHPLRYWPRPPPVDINATPNVVPHGDEVADATREPRASPPPQGTRPFIAESTPKPAPGPTPEPTPEVAGPVETGTATVDQETTDIAKDLVGDDATPAPAYKLRESKVPASRFSRIWNYGGLAAGMLGGAMTETVSRAFGGGGQGSVLLSGKNMERLVAKLSRMRGAALKMGQMMSFQDSKMLPAPIQEVLQRVQDRADYMPAWQRDRVLVSNLGEDWRGLFSEFEETPIAAASIGQVHKAVLKSNGKRVAVKIQFPGVADSINSDLDNLGILLNATKLLPKGLYLNKTIDNARLELGWECDYEREAQCAIRYKGLLKGEEDVFLAPDVHLEASGKQVLTMDFMDGIGVTRVASFTQAQRDWIGTQIMRLCLREITEFRFMQTDPNWTNFLYNAAINKLELLDFGASREYPEEFVREYVQLLEGASRGDRERVRVLSESLGYLTGHESKAMLDAHVDSVLTIAEPFLESAPAVYDFKDQTITERVKALIPLMLNERLAPPPEETYSLHRKLSGAFLLCAKLGSKVPCRELFVNAIGKSGYVQQ is encoded by the coding sequence ATGAGGCTCGTGGACTTGGTGAttgacgcggcggcgctgctcaacgCCTCGCGGTCCGTCGCGTCCAAGCACATTGCCCTCCGCAGCCGGCAGTGGGACGCATACGGCAGAACATCGAGCGTCGCGGCAAAATGGAGAGAGTCGAAGTCCACGCCGGCAGGGGAGGCTTCGACTGAAAGCAAGGAGAGCTCAAGCGGCCAGAGAGAGGGCGAGAGAGCGCAACATGAGCGGTCGGTGGAGGAACAAGATTCGTCCCTCGCGGATGCGGCCTCGAGCCGAACTACACCGCGGGAACCGCCTGCGCCGAGATCGATAGACGAGACGACAAGCGGCAGACCCAGCACAGCAGCCGAGGGcttcgctgtcgctgctcagcagctggctgccgcggcgaacaaggacgcggcggcagacgtgGAGCTGCCACCGGGCGTTGACGTCAACATCTTCCACACAACCCGCGGGTCCAAGATATTGGAGTCCTTGAAGAAGCAAAAGGCTGCGGGGATAAAGCGGCAGGTGCCAGGAGCAGGGGGGGCAGCAAAGGAGCACCCTTTGCGGTACTGGCCAAGACCGCCGCCGGTTGATATTAATGCGACGCCCAACGTCGTTCCCCATGGTGACGAAGTCGCTGATGCCACCAGGGAGCCACGCGCTTCTCCTCCGCCGCAAGGCACACGGCCGTTCATAGCAGAGTCTACTCCGAAGCCTGCACCAGGGCCTACGCCGGAACCCACACCAGAGGTCGCGGGCCCTGTCGAGACAGGCACGGCCACAGTGGATCAGGAGACGACTGACATTGCCAAAGACCTGGTAGGCGATGACGCGACTCCCGCACCCGCCTACAAGCTGCGCGAATCCAAGGTACCGGCATCCCGGTTTAGCCGCATCTGGAACTACGgagggctcgccgccggcatgcTCGGGGGCGCCATGACAGAGACGGTCAGCAGagcctttggcggcggtggccaaGGCTCGGTGCTTCTGAGCGGCAAGAACATGGAGCGGTTGGTGGCTAAACTATCGCGCATgcggggcgccgccctcaagaTGGGCCAGATGATGAGCTTCCAGGACTCCAAgatgctgccggcgccgatcCAGGAGGTTCTGCAGAGAGTGCAGGACCGCGCCGACTACATGCCCGCGTGGCAGCGGGACCGGGTGCTGGTGAGCAACCTGGGCGAAGACTGGCGTGGCCTCTTCAGCGAATTCGAGGAGACGCCCatcgcggccgcgtcgaTCGGGCAGGTGCACAAGGCGGTGCTCAAGTCCAACGGCAAGCGAGTGGCCGTCAAGATCCAGTTCCCCGGCGTTGCCGACTCCATCAACTCGGATCTCGACAATCTGGGCATCCTGCTCAACGCCACGAAACTGCTGCCCAAGGGCCTGTACCTCAACAAAACCATCGACAACGCCAGGCTGGAGCTGGGATGGGAGTGCGACtacgagcgcgaggcgcagTGCGCGATTCGCTACAAGGGCCTGctcaagggcgaggaggacgtgTTCCTGGCGCCCGACGTCCACCTCGAGGCTTCGGGCAAGCAGGTGCTCACCATGGACTTTAtggacggcatcggcgtcacACGAGTGGCCTCGTTCACGCAAGCGCAGCGCGACTGGATCGGCACGCAGATCATGCGGCTCTGCCTGCGCGAAATCACCGAGTTCCGCTTCATGCAGACAGACCCCAACTGGACCAACTTCCTGTACAACGCGGCCATCAAcaagctcgagctgctcgacttTGGCGCGTCGCGCGAGTACCCGGAGGAGTTTGTGCGCGAGTAcgtgcagctgctcgagggggcctcgcgcggcgatcgcgagcgcgtgcgcgtCCTGTCGGAGAGCCTCGGCTACCTGACGGGCCACGAGAGCAAGGCGATGCTCGACGCGCATGTCGACTCGGTGTTGACCATTGCGGAGCCCTTCCTCGAgtcggcgcccgccgtctACGACTTCAAGGACCAGACCATCACGGAGCGCGTCAAGGCGCTCATCCCGCTCATGCTCAACGAGCGTctggccccgccgcccgaaGAGACGTACAGCCTCCACCGCAAGCTGAGCGGCGCGTTCCTGCTGTGCGCCAAGCTCGGCTCCAAGGTCCCGTGCCGCGAGCTCTTTGTCAACGCCATAGGCAAGTCGGGCTACGTGCAACAATAG
- a CDS encoding uncharacterized protein (COG:S~EggNog:ENOG503P6VA) yields MSASVNEIFFGASVAAVRRNSSLRVYETDVSGGIREAQYEGKWTGGTSSNVIATGKIGTPVAATNLEFHSIRVYYVGADNKVKEAAYDSGKGWYNGDLSRADFAVAPYSGVSAVFLGGHSILRVYGQLPNDTIQEWCWDNNGKWTVGTNLGAAFPGSSIAATTWGGSPYHIRVYYQDTNLNIVEKAWDGKGWYNGGFHVPNKVPRAPLGVTSWGEGNSLGIRVYYGTAANVIKEKGWDGSSGGWYDGGFSQDSIPGSRVAAIPLPILRVYLQNGTEGTGVTEFAWNDKWVVGKDALPPA; encoded by the exons atGTCCGCCTCGGTCAACGAAATCTTCTTCGGCGCCTCCGTGGCCGCGGTCcgccgcaacagcagcctGCGCGTCTACGAGACCGACGTGTCCGGCGGCATCCGCGAGGCCCAGTACGAGGGCAAGTGGACCGGCGGCACGTCCTCCAACGTCATCGCCACGGGAAAGATCGGCAcccccgtggcggcgaccaACCTCGAGTTCCACTCGATCCGCGTCTACTACGTGGGCGCGGAcaacaaggtcaaggaggccgCCTACGACAGCGGCAAGGGCTGG TACAACGGCGACCTGAGCAGGGCAGACTTTGCCGTTGCTCCGTACTCgggcgtctcggccgtcttcctcggcggccacagCATCCTGCGCGTCTACGGACAGCTCCCCAACGACACCATCCAGGAGTGGTGCT GGGACAACAACGGCAAGTGGACGGTCGGCAccaacctcggcgccgccttcccCGGCAGCTCCATCGCTGCGACGACCTGGGGCGGCTCGCCCTACCACATCCG CGTCTACTACCAGGACACCAACCTCAACATCGTCGAAAAGGCCTGGGACGGCAAGGGCTGGTACAACGGCGGCTTCCACGTGCCCAACAAGgtgccgcgcgcgccgctgggcGTCACCTCGTGGGGCGAGGGCAACAGCCTGGGCATCCGCGTCTACtacggcacggcggccaacgTGATCAAGGAGAAGGGCTgggacggcagcagcggcggctggtaCGACGGTGGCTTCTCGCAGGACTCGATCCCGGgctcccgcgtcgccgccatcccccTGCCCATCCTGCGCGTCTACCTGCAGAACGGCACCGAAGGCACCGGCGTCACCGAGTTCGCCTGGAACGACAAGTGGGTCGTGGGCAAGGACGCTCTGCCGCCTGCTTAG
- the TEF4 gene encoding elongation factor EF-1 gamma subunit (COG:J~EggNog:ENOG503NUBV): MGFGTLFTSADNPRSTAIKAVAKANGLDLKIVEADTTKPSIEHLKAHGLGKIPAFLGEDGYALSECIAIAIYVTSQNEKTTLLGKTKQDYASILKWMSFFNSEFVPSLGNWFQPLVGKIPYNKKSVDDASKAVAKAVTVLEKHLTRHTYLVSERITLADLFCASLLHRGFQYFFGKEWRQENPATTRWYETIVNQPIITSVAKPLPLLEKPALTNTPPKKPEQPKAAPKPAAAPAAATEEEPAAAPKPKHPCEALPKATFALDEWKRYFSNNDTDKALKWFWENVPLEEEYSIWRCDYKYNDELTLTFMSNNLIGGFNTRLEASRKYIFGSASVYGESNDSVIQGAFVIRGQDHVGVFDVAPDWESYEFAKLDPKNAEDRAFLENMWSWEKPVVVKGKEYAHACGKVFK, from the exons ATGGGCTTCGGCACTCTCTTCACCTCTGCG GACAACCCCCGCTCCACCGCCATCAAGGCGGTCGCGAAGGCCAACGGCCTTGACCTCAAGATTGTTGAGGCCGACACCACCAAGCCCAGCATCGAGCACCTTAAGGCCCACGGTCTTGGCAAGATCCCTgccttcctcggcgaggacggctATGCCCTGTCTGAGTGCATTGCCATTGCCATCTACG TCACTTCTCAGAATGAGAAGACCACCCTTCTCGGCAAGACCAAGCAGGA CTATGCCTCTATCCTGAAGTGGATGTCCTTCTTCAACTCCGAGTTTGTCCCCAGCCTCGGCAACTGGTTCCAGCCCCTTGTTGGCAAGATCCCCTACAACAAGAAgtccgtcgacgatgcctcCAAGGCTGTTGCCAAGGCCGTCACTGTCCTTGAGAAGCACCTGACCCGCCACACCTACCTGGTCAGTGAGCGCAtcaccctcgccgacctcttcTGCGCCTCGCTCCTGCACCGCGGCTTCCAGTACTTCTTCGGCAAGGAGTGGCGCCAGGAGAACCCAGCCACCACCCGCTGGTACGAGACCATTGTCAAccagcccatcatcaccagtGTTGCCAAGCCGCTTCCCCTCCTTGAGAAGCCCGCCTTGACCAACACGCCCCCCAAGAAGCCTGAGCAGCCCAAGGCTGCCCCCaagcccgctgccgctcccgctgccgccactgAGGAGgagcccgctgctgcccccaagcccaagcacCCTTGCGAGGCCCTTCCTAAGGCTACTTTCGCTCTCGATGAGTGGAAGCGCTACTTCTCCAACAACGATACTGACAAGGCCCTCAAGTGGTTCTGGGAGAACGTTCCCCTTGAGGAGGAGTACTCCATCTGGCGTTGCGACTACAAGTACAACGATGAGCTTACCCTGACTTTCATGTCCAACAACCTCATCGGTGGCTTCAACACCCGCCTGGAGGCTTCCCGCAAGTACATCTTCGGCAGCGCTTCCGTCTACGGCGAGAGCAACGACTCTGTCATCCAGGGTGCCTTTGTCATCCGTGGCCAGGACCATGTCGGCGTCTTCGACGTCGCTCCCGACTGGGAGAGCTACGAGTTCGCCAAGCTCGACCCCAAGAACGCCGAGGACCGTGCTTTCCTCGAGAACATGTGGTCGTGGGAGAAGCCTGTCGTtgtcaagggcaaggagtACGCCCACGCTTGCGGCAAGGTCTTCAAGTAA